Proteins co-encoded in one Maridesulfovibrio ferrireducens genomic window:
- the hisD gene encoding histidinol dehydrogenase: MPCKDIEYSGQDSWPEVKKWLDLRKNPDQKVDGIVREILEAVKSEGDQALIKYTQKFDCPGFNQDMLKVSEDNRSVAYTEVKSEDLEIIEESIRNVKNFHRRQVQQSWWTTDKDGTILGQLVRPVDRVGLYVPGGQGGETPLISSMIMNAVPAQVAGVKQIAVISPPRKDGTLNPYILATAQELGINEIYASGSAWAIGALAYGTQTIKPCDVIAGPGNIFVATAKGQLVGEVGIDMIAGPSEIAILADDTADPVWIAADMLSQAEHDPLAASILITWDKNLGSKVKEELRTQAKKLPRGEIALQSLNSWGAIVEVPDRNTGINFVNNMAPEHLELAFEDPWGAIGLIKHAGAIFMGHHTPEPIGDYFAGPNHVLPTVGTARFSSALSVETFCKKSSLIYTDQNYISRHGAKIARLARLEGLEAHARSIESRYK, encoded by the coding sequence ATGCCTTGCAAGGACATAGAATACTCAGGCCAAGACTCGTGGCCTGAAGTTAAAAAATGGCTGGACTTACGCAAAAACCCTGATCAAAAAGTAGACGGAATCGTCAGAGAAATACTTGAAGCTGTTAAATCAGAAGGCGATCAGGCTTTAATTAAATATACTCAAAAATTCGACTGTCCCGGATTCAATCAGGATATGCTCAAAGTTTCTGAAGACAATCGAAGCGTTGCATATACAGAAGTAAAAAGTGAAGATCTCGAGATAATTGAAGAATCAATCCGCAATGTAAAAAATTTCCATCGCAGACAAGTCCAACAGTCATGGTGGACAACTGACAAAGACGGAACAATTCTCGGTCAGTTGGTAAGGCCTGTAGACCGGGTAGGTTTATACGTTCCCGGTGGTCAAGGCGGTGAAACACCCCTTATCTCCAGCATGATTATGAATGCAGTTCCTGCACAGGTTGCCGGAGTTAAACAGATAGCGGTTATTTCTCCTCCGAGAAAAGACGGAACACTGAATCCATACATTCTGGCTACAGCTCAAGAACTCGGAATAAACGAAATTTACGCAAGTGGGTCAGCATGGGCCATCGGCGCTCTTGCATATGGAACACAAACCATTAAGCCTTGCGACGTGATTGCCGGACCGGGCAATATTTTTGTTGCAACAGCCAAAGGACAGCTCGTCGGAGAAGTTGGAATCGACATGATCGCCGGACCAAGTGAAATCGCAATACTTGCCGATGACACAGCTGATCCTGTTTGGATTGCCGCGGATATGCTTTCTCAGGCAGAACATGATCCTCTAGCCGCATCTATTTTGATAACATGGGATAAAAACCTAGGTAGTAAAGTTAAAGAAGAACTAAGAACACAGGCAAAAAAACTGCCTAGAGGCGAAATAGCTCTTCAATCACTTAATTCATGGGGAGCTATCGTTGAAGTTCCGGACAGAAATACCGGAATAAATTTCGTAAATAACATGGCTCCTGAACATCTTGAACTGGCATTTGAAGATCCTTGGGGTGCAATAGGACTCATTAAACATGCCGGTGCAATTTTCATGGGACATCACACCCCTGAACCTATTGGTGATTACTTTGCCGGACCAAATCATGTATTACCCACAGTTGGTACAGCCAGATTTTCATCTGCTCTTTCCGTTGAAACTTTTTGTAAAAAATCCAGTCTGATTTATACCGATCAGAATTATATTTCCAGACACGGCGCAAAAATTGCCAGATTGGCTAGACTTGAAGGGCTTGAAGCTCATGCCCGTTCCATTGAATCTCGCTACAAATAA
- a CDS encoding outer membrane homotrimeric porin, translating to MKRLVTLAILATLVLGMAGTASAVDLEAKGKIQVQANIMDNSDFLSAKHNGDQEDDLNFYFRARTQFRFIANENLMGELYLQYKTRFGTNGANSGSTLGGNELSVKRAFLQYRFPETEVLVTAGRTNLDLPGAAAGNMVLAGTDGDQIIIQSPITDQIGIAAAFLRYRDNNDIDAAVTPTTASNWQDEFDVFYAALPITIDGLEATPYFAYGLLGRNAAIGNDAGAGLTAPVVTAFTKNITAWWAGTSFALTMFDPIVFKADLVYGSVDGDIKANDRSGFGADMSLAYTGFDFVKPKFVFAYTTGEDDKTDNGSERLPTIENDFAFGTYYFGGSALFSSDLDNAQQQGFWTAGLSFEGISFLDKLTHDVHFLYIKGTNDKDLIKNAGAAGLTSIAADGRFLTTKDSAFEIDFNTNYQIYDELAAIVEFGYIDMNLDKGTWENYKGTDGVARAGKDDPALKFAVGLVYEF from the coding sequence ATGAAACGTTTGGTAACTCTCGCCATCCTCGCCACTTTGGTGCTCGGAATGGCTGGTACCGCTTCTGCGGTAGACCTGGAAGCTAAAGGTAAAATCCAGGTTCAGGCTAATATTATGGATAACAGTGATTTCCTCTCTGCTAAACATAATGGTGATCAGGAAGATGACTTAAACTTCTACTTCCGTGCTCGTACACAGTTCCGTTTCATTGCAAACGAAAACTTGATGGGTGAATTGTACTTACAGTACAAAACTCGCTTTGGTACAAATGGTGCTAACAGTGGTTCCACTTTAGGTGGTAATGAACTTTCTGTAAAACGTGCTTTTCTTCAGTACCGTTTTCCAGAAACAGAAGTACTCGTAACAGCTGGTAGAACAAATCTTGACCTACCTGGCGCAGCAGCAGGTAATATGGTTCTTGCTGGTACTGACGGCGATCAGATCATCATCCAGTCTCCTATCACAGACCAGATTGGTATAGCAGCAGCATTCCTTCGCTACAGAGACAACAATGATATTGACGCAGCTGTGACCCCTACAACAGCAAGCAACTGGCAGGACGAGTTTGATGTATTCTACGCAGCTCTTCCAATCACCATTGATGGCCTTGAAGCTACTCCATATTTCGCATATGGCCTTCTAGGTAGAAATGCTGCTATTGGTAATGATGCTGGAGCTGGTCTTACCGCTCCTGTGGTAACTGCTTTTACTAAAAACATAACTGCATGGTGGGCTGGTACTTCTTTCGCTCTTACCATGTTTGATCCTATCGTATTCAAGGCTGACCTTGTTTATGGTAGCGTTGATGGCGACATCAAAGCCAATGACCGTTCCGGTTTTGGTGCAGACATGTCTCTTGCTTACACAGGATTTGACTTCGTAAAACCTAAGTTTGTTTTCGCTTACACCACTGGTGAAGATGACAAAACTGATAACGGTTCCGAACGTCTTCCAACAATTGAAAATGACTTCGCTTTCGGTACTTACTACTTCGGTGGATCTGCTTTGTTTTCCTCTGACCTTGACAATGCTCAGCAGCAGGGTTTCTGGACAGCAGGTCTTTCTTTCGAAGGAATCTCTTTCCTCGACAAACTGACTCATGACGTTCACTTCTTGTACATCAAAGGTACTAACGACAAGGACCTCATCAAAAATGCTGGCGCAGCTGGACTGACTAGCATTGCAGCTGACGGTCGCTTCTTGACAACAAAAGATAGTGCTTTCGAAATTGACTTCAACACTAACTACCAGATCTACGACGAACTGGCTGCTATCGTTGAATTCGGTTACATCGACATGAACCTTGATAAAGGAACATGGGAAAATTACAAAGGCACAGACGGCGTAGCTCGTGCAGGTAAAGATGATCCAGCACTTAAGTTCGCAGTTGGCCTTGTTTACGAATTCTAA
- a CDS encoding cytochrome c3 family protein has product MKNLFIVCLLCIGMTVLTIAANADDKAGFEAPEDEIMINFIKGNSKDDLGVAFNHSSHENYECVDCHHALRKSKVPTSCATCHNNFEPVPAKGYKSYFKAMHIKRNNEKRPSCVSCHIKEFGNDPEMTGCTASSCHPDGIK; this is encoded by the coding sequence ATGAAAAACTTATTTATCGTGTGCCTGCTCTGTATAGGCATGACGGTTTTAACTATCGCGGCTAACGCTGACGACAAAGCGGGTTTTGAAGCTCCTGAAGATGAAATTATGATTAATTTCATCAAAGGTAACAGCAAAGACGATCTCGGAGTTGCGTTCAATCACTCAAGTCATGAAAATTATGAATGTGTTGATTGTCACCATGCTCTTAGAAAATCCAAGGTTCCAACAAGTTGTGCAACTTGCCACAACAATTTTGAACCAGTCCCGGCAAAAGGTTACAAGTCTTACTTTAAGGCAATGCATATAAAGCGTAACAACGAAAAACGCCCTTCATGCGTATCCTGTCACATTAAAGAATTCGGAAATGATCCAGAAATGACCGGATGTACAGCTTCCTCATGTCATCCGGATGGAATCAAGTAA
- a CDS encoding metal-dependent hydrolase, translating to MNHFFTWNGHSNFKIKSGDKTIIIDPFFEGNPKAPVSWNSITAADVVLVTHDHGDHVGQAAEICCATGATLVCIFDFVESMIAQGVSADKIIGMNIGGTVEVAGVKIKMVQAMHSSTEGAPAGYILTYDDDFCVYFAGDTGLFSSMELFGKMNDIDVAVLPTGGWFTMDSKDAAYACKLLGCRYAIPMHWGTFSILEQNTSNFVAETAKTAPECKVIEIVLGEETEIKA from the coding sequence ATGAATCATTTTTTTACATGGAACGGACATTCAAATTTCAAGATCAAATCCGGCGATAAAACAATAATTATTGATCCTTTTTTCGAAGGTAATCCGAAAGCTCCGGTTTCATGGAATTCAATCACAGCGGCTGATGTTGTTCTGGTCACCCATGATCACGGGGATCATGTCGGACAGGCTGCTGAAATCTGTTGCGCCACAGGTGCGACCCTCGTCTGCATCTTCGATTTTGTAGAAAGCATGATCGCGCAAGGGGTAAGTGCAGATAAAATCATCGGTATGAATATTGGTGGAACAGTTGAAGTTGCAGGCGTAAAAATTAAAATGGTTCAAGCCATGCACTCATCAACCGAAGGTGCCCCGGCTGGATACATTTTAACATACGATGATGATTTCTGCGTTTATTTCGCTGGAGATACCGGACTATTCTCAAGTATGGAACTATTCGGAAAAATGAATGACATTGATGTTGCAGTACTCCCCACCGGTGGATGGTTCACAATGGATTCCAAAGATGCAGCATATGCCTGCAAATTACTCGGATGTCGTTACGCAATACCTATGCACTGGGGAACTTTCTCAATTTTAGAGCAGAATACATCAAATTTTGTAGCAGAAACAGCCAAAACTGCGCCTGAATGCAAAGTTATAGAAATTGTTTTAGGTGAAGAGACAGAAATTAAAGCTTAA
- a CDS encoding Na+/H+ antiporter NhaC family protein, with protein MKHEANGWALAPLALFLVIFLGTGFSLTMNGANMAFYQLSATVAILPAIAWAIWMGKGKIKEKINVFLSGSGESGIITMCMIYLLAGGFASVAKSIGGVESTVNLGLSIVPASMVLPGLFIIAAFIATAMGTSMGTIAAIAPIAVGVAGKTDISSALLMGAVVGGAMFGDNLSMISDTTIAATRTQGCEMGDKFKMNFLIAIPAALVTVIILYIVGEGGQVLHEGTYSLLKVLPYLIILVMAVIGVNVFIVLGSGIVFTGIVGLLSMADFSILKFSQDIYTGFTGMQEILVLSLLIGGLGELIKYHGGITYIINFIGKLTRGTKSTRAGEFSIGALSVFSDLCTANNTVAIILTGGMAKEIAKSHNVDPRRSASLLDIFSCVIQGLIPYGAQILLAGSISQLSPLEIIGNMYYCYILAFVAVISIITGFPRAKR; from the coding sequence ATGAAACATGAAGCTAACGGTTGGGCTTTAGCCCCTCTTGCCTTATTTCTAGTGATATTTCTCGGAACAGGTTTCTCCCTTACTATGAACGGAGCAAACATGGCGTTCTATCAGCTCTCCGCCACTGTTGCGATTCTTCCGGCCATTGCATGGGCTATTTGGATGGGAAAGGGTAAGATAAAGGAAAAGATAAATGTTTTCTTAAGTGGTTCTGGAGAATCCGGTATCATTACAATGTGTATGATTTATCTGCTGGCTGGTGGATTTGCCTCGGTGGCAAAGTCTATCGGCGGAGTTGAATCTACTGTTAACCTTGGTTTGTCGATTGTTCCGGCTTCAATGGTTCTTCCCGGTTTGTTTATTATTGCGGCATTCATTGCAACTGCTATGGGAACTTCAATGGGAACCATTGCAGCGATTGCTCCGATTGCTGTCGGGGTTGCAGGCAAAACCGACATTTCTTCAGCTTTGCTTATGGGAGCGGTTGTCGGTGGTGCAATGTTCGGAGACAATCTATCCATGATTTCTGATACGACTATTGCAGCCACCCGTACTCAGGGTTGTGAGATGGGCGATAAATTCAAAATGAATTTTCTGATTGCGATTCCTGCGGCGCTCGTTACGGTAATCATATTATATATAGTAGGTGAAGGCGGTCAGGTCTTGCATGAAGGAACATACAGTCTGCTTAAGGTTCTGCCATATTTAATTATTCTTGTGATGGCAGTTATCGGAGTTAATGTGTTTATTGTTCTTGGTTCAGGGATTGTATTTACGGGAATTGTCGGCTTACTCTCTATGGCTGATTTCAGTATTCTCAAGTTTTCACAGGATATTTATACCGGTTTTACCGGAATGCAAGAGATCTTAGTTCTTTCTCTGTTAATTGGCGGACTTGGTGAATTGATCAAGTATCATGGTGGAATTACTTATATTATCAATTTTATCGGCAAGTTGACTCGCGGCACCAAATCGACTCGAGCAGGTGAGTTTAGTATTGGTGCGTTGTCGGTTTTTTCTGATTTATGTACTGCAAATAATACTGTAGCCATCATTTTGACTGGCGGAATGGCTAAAGAAATTGCAAAGAGTCACAACGTTGATCCTCGTCGCAGTGCCAGTCTTTTGGATATTTTTTCCTGTGTTATTCAGGGTTTGATTCCTTACGGAGCGCAAATTCTGCTTGCAGGTTCTATCTCACAGCTGTCACCGCTCGAAATTATTGGAAACATGTATTATTGTTATATACTGGCATTTGTCGCGGTAATCAGCATTATCACCGGATTTCCACGGGCTAAGCGATAA
- the uvrC gene encoding excinuclease ABC subunit UvrC, whose protein sequence is MEFEFISVDYPTSPGVYLMKDSTSLIIYVGKARNLRKRLASYFRSVQKHTPKTKILVSKIASIDILVTATEKEALLLEASLIKKHRPRYNVVLRDDKQYVLFQLDKRSEYPRLRLTRKVVRDGSVYFGPYTSSFFARETWKILGKVFQLRKCSDSAFKNRVRPCLYYDIGQCLGPCVNFVPRVQYMELVKKVEMLLSGKAGDLITDLRHEMEKASLELAYEQAAKVRDQITAISKTIEKQAVVLNDRADIDVIALAESSRGIGLGLLFIRQGRLLDKKDFFWPGLSLEDGDEILHSFISQFYSSTKFIPPKILVPFEFDMYSASEILTERSKSVVRISTPQTSEEKRLLDIARKNASIGAKEKSNEDILDILAAKLNLPAPPQRIECIDASHLGGEGMRVGMVVYEQGKPEKSQYRAYTFPELEHSSDDYAALYHWVLKRIESGAPWADLILIDGGKGQLSSVEKAFSENWQDSAPIPALASIAKGPTRKAGELEDRIFTPGRKNHLPLKGGSPALLYLQRLRDEAHRFVIGKQRKSRKKKALQSEVLSLPGIGPKTARLLWDQYGSVQKMKGATAEELSKVPGIGKVRAKQIYNSFKDLE, encoded by the coding sequence ATGGAGTTTGAGTTTATAAGTGTCGATTATCCGACATCTCCCGGTGTGTATCTGATGAAAGATTCCACTAGTCTTATTATATATGTAGGGAAAGCTCGAAATTTACGTAAACGTCTTGCTTCCTACTTTCGTTCAGTTCAAAAACATACTCCCAAAACTAAAATTTTGGTTTCAAAGATAGCGTCCATTGATATTCTTGTTACTGCTACAGAAAAGGAGGCTCTCCTTTTGGAGGCAAGCCTGATCAAGAAGCATAGGCCACGTTACAATGTGGTTTTGCGGGATGATAAGCAATACGTTCTTTTTCAGCTTGATAAACGTTCCGAGTATCCCCGTTTACGTTTAACCAGAAAAGTCGTGCGTGACGGATCTGTTTATTTCGGTCCATATACTTCCAGTTTTTTCGCGCGGGAAACATGGAAAATTCTTGGCAAAGTGTTTCAACTTCGCAAATGTTCTGATTCTGCTTTTAAAAATAGAGTCAGGCCTTGTTTGTATTATGACATCGGGCAGTGTTTAGGGCCTTGTGTTAATTTTGTTCCGAGAGTTCAATACATGGAGCTGGTTAAAAAAGTTGAAATGCTTCTATCCGGTAAAGCAGGTGACCTGATTACAGATTTACGGCATGAAATGGAGAAGGCTTCTTTGGAACTTGCTTATGAACAGGCGGCCAAAGTTCGTGACCAGATTACGGCAATCAGTAAAACAATCGAAAAACAGGCAGTTGTCCTTAATGATAGAGCTGATATTGATGTAATCGCCCTTGCTGAATCTTCACGGGGAATAGGGCTGGGGTTGCTTTTTATTAGACAGGGACGTTTGCTGGATAAAAAAGATTTTTTTTGGCCCGGGTTGAGCCTCGAAGATGGCGATGAAATTTTACACAGTTTTATTTCGCAGTTCTATTCTTCCACAAAATTTATTCCACCCAAAATTTTAGTGCCGTTTGAATTTGATATGTATAGCGCCTCAGAAATTCTTACCGAACGTAGCAAGTCTGTGGTGCGTATTTCCACTCCTCAAACAAGTGAGGAAAAACGGTTACTTGATATTGCCCGGAAAAATGCATCTATAGGTGCAAAAGAAAAAAGTAATGAGGATATTCTGGATATTCTAGCAGCGAAATTAAATCTTCCTGCTCCGCCTCAGCGTATTGAATGCATTGATGCTTCTCATCTTGGCGGTGAAGGAATGCGTGTCGGAATGGTTGTTTACGAGCAGGGTAAACCTGAAAAGTCACAATACCGGGCCTACACATTTCCGGAGCTTGAGCATTCATCAGATGACTATGCCGCTCTTTATCATTGGGTTTTAAAACGGATTGAATCCGGTGCGCCATGGGCTGATCTTATTTTGATTGATGGTGGTAAAGGACAGCTTTCATCGGTTGAAAAAGCTTTTTCTGAGAATTGGCAGGACTCTGCGCCTATTCCGGCTCTGGCTTCAATAGCAAAAGGTCCAACCAGAAAGGCTGGAGAACTTGAAGATAGAATCTTTACACCCGGACGAAAAAATCATCTGCCCTTAAAAGGCGGTAGTCCGGCTTTATTGTATTTACAAAGATTGCGAGATGAAGCTCATAGGTTTGTAATTGGAAAACAGCGAAAATCCCGCAAGAAAAAAGCACTGCAAAGCGAAGTGCTGAGTTTGCCGGGGATCGGTCCCAAAACAGCGCGGTTGCTTTGGGACCAATATGGTTCTGTTCAAAAAATGAAAGGAGCAACAGCTGAGGAACTTTCAAAAGTTCCGGGAATCGGCAAGGTCCGTGCAAAGCAAATTTATAATTCTTTTAAGGATCTTGAATAA
- a CDS encoding UbiX family flavin prenyltransferase: MDKKRIILAVTGASGTIYSVILAHELGKMEDVELHLILSDASLKVMELETDFNPDNLTDHADFVYPQNLISAPPASGSWKHDGMIICPCSMASLAAVAQGLGSNLIHRAADVSLKERRKLIMVTRETPLNLIHIRNMETVTLAGGTVMPASPGFYHSPESINDLAAHMAGRILEQLNLPHNLYKRWDQNSRR; encoded by the coding sequence ATGGACAAAAAAAGAATTATCCTTGCTGTTACCGGAGCAAGCGGAACAATTTATTCTGTAATTCTAGCCCATGAGCTAGGAAAAATGGAAGATGTCGAGCTACATCTTATTCTATCTGATGCTTCACTTAAAGTGATGGAACTTGAGACAGACTTTAACCCCGACAACCTTACTGATCACGCTGATTTCGTGTACCCGCAAAACCTTATATCAGCCCCGCCTGCCAGCGGTTCATGGAAGCATGACGGCATGATCATATGCCCCTGTTCAATGGCGTCCTTAGCGGCAGTGGCACAAGGACTGGGGTCTAATTTAATTCACAGAGCTGCTGACGTTTCCCTAAAAGAACGCCGCAAACTGATTATGGTTACACGCGAAACACCGTTAAATTTGATACATATCAGAAATATGGAAACTGTCACTTTAGCGGGAGGAACCGTAATGCCGGCTTCTCCCGGTTTTTATCACAGCCCTGAAAGTATTAATGATCTTGCAGCTCACATGGCTGGAAGAATTCTTGAACAACTTAACCTTCCGCACAATTTATATAAACGTTGGGATCAAAATTCACGGAGATAA
- the purT gene encoding formate-dependent phosphoribosylglycinamide formyltransferase: MVTLGTAGTSSARKMMLLGGGELGKEVVIEAQRLGVEVIVVDRYENTPAMQVAHRSYVISMLDAAELRRVVETEKPDFIVPEIEAIATETLLELESEGFTVIPTARAARLTMDREGIRRLAAEEVGLKTSPYKFADTKEEYLAAVKEIGIPCVIKPVMSSSGKGQSTVKTENDIDHSWEYSQSGGRTGEGRIIVEKFVEFDYEITLLTVRHKGGTSYCAPIGHRQEDGDYRESWQPQPMTETALKKAEEYAFKITDALGGRGIFGVELFIKGEEIYFSEVSPRPHDTGLVTVISQDLSEFALHVRAILGLPVPAIRQYGPAASSVILSNGKSTSPSFANIDKALEEPDTKVLIFGKGECNGVRRLGVALALGKDVEDAKERAIKASSAVEVSY; this comes from the coding sequence ATGGTAACTCTTGGAACAGCCGGAACAAGTTCTGCCCGTAAAATGATGCTTCTAGGCGGCGGAGAGCTTGGCAAAGAAGTAGTAATCGAAGCACAGCGTTTAGGTGTAGAGGTTATTGTCGTAGACAGATATGAGAATACTCCTGCTATGCAGGTTGCACATCGCAGCTATGTTATCTCTATGCTCGATGCCGCGGAATTGCGCAGAGTTGTTGAAACAGAGAAACCTGACTTCATCGTGCCGGAGATTGAAGCCATTGCAACAGAGACTCTTTTAGAACTTGAAAGTGAAGGGTTCACAGTTATCCCGACCGCCAGAGCAGCCAGACTGACTATGGACCGTGAAGGTATTCGTAGACTAGCCGCTGAAGAGGTCGGTTTGAAGACTTCTCCGTATAAATTTGCAGACACTAAAGAAGAATATCTCGCTGCTGTTAAAGAAATCGGCATTCCCTGCGTAATTAAGCCTGTTATGAGTTCATCAGGAAAAGGGCAGAGTACTGTTAAAACCGAAAACGATATTGATCATTCATGGGAATATTCTCAGTCGGGCGGCAGAACCGGTGAAGGGCGTATTATCGTAGAAAAGTTCGTTGAATTTGATTATGAAATTACTTTGCTGACCGTTCGTCATAAAGGCGGAACTTCTTACTGCGCTCCAATTGGACACAGGCAGGAAGACGGTGATTACCGTGAATCATGGCAGCCACAGCCTATGACTGAAACCGCCCTTAAGAAAGCTGAAGAATACGCTTTCAAAATTACTGACGCTCTTGGCGGCAGAGGCATTTTCGGAGTGGAGCTTTTTATTAAAGGTGAAGAAATTTATTTCAGCGAAGTTTCACCTCGTCCTCACGATACAGGCCTTGTAACGGTTATATCTCAGGATCTCAGTGAGTTTGCTTTACATGTGCGCGCAATACTTGGCCTGCCTGTTCCTGCGATTCGTCAGTACGGTCCAGCCGCTTCAAGTGTTATTCTTTCAAACGGTAAGTCAACTTCACCTTCTTTTGCGAATATTGATAAAGCTCTTGAAGAGCCTGACACAAAGGTTTTGATTTTCGGGAAAGGTGAATGCAACGGTGTTCGTCGTCTCGGCGTTGCCTTGGCTTTGGGAAAAGATGTGGAAGACGCCAAAGAACGCGCGATTAAAGCATCTTCAGCTGTTGAAGTTTCTTACTAA
- a CDS encoding RHS repeat domain-containing protein yields MQLDNMWEVVSRSSGAKLQVMEPDFSDFSASDRMYSSMMKPEVKTQWDQKNREWTQLKERFQLIKRHAHARFMFENPNLKLARDLAETDYGKELIADFGQRRNQNVRQQQDSASQQIQLQTGTGADLHDEFERDGVDYNPDDSIQVIPFVVPGAKAPYAVLVTARDDDGRIIEKQLNLGDSYHNVQYEYDAGGRLSRVISEGKVLEHYQYGKNGERVTSETVNTGFRQYKYDKDLRLIQACNVTYVYNRYGSLSEKKDRGLVTKYEYFPKGQISKVFLPDGRKIEYHCDLRGVRVAKSINGKIVEKYFWKDFTTLDSVIDGSGKNRLFFSRDKKNGQFVVTINSVVYYLASDQVGSVYMFADKDGNELKKIIFDSFGNKFVDTRECVEIPLGFAGGLFDKDTGLIHFGFREYDPEIGRFTAQDPLGFGGGDVDVYGYCLDDPINAVDSSGLMGSFGGFFRERHDLKTYYVWKANEVACDACTKKNGEISETPTMVRPHPNCKCRQVKCEEWTEYSDWEFIKEIKTISYKVYSQFNSFTGIYGTANWQKYYIAEEKRVKIKVRQLDGKKEFISETAEYGKNRKSEVKSTWAKRVFTGRDIENGDMGYSTNPWTGETLWFPLN; encoded by the coding sequence ATGCAACTCGATAACATGTGGGAAGTCGTCTCTCGTTCATCTGGAGCAAAGTTACAGGTTATGGAACCGGATTTTTCGGACTTTTCAGCTTCGGATCGTATGTATTCTTCCATGATGAAGCCGGAGGTGAAGACTCAATGGGATCAGAAGAACCGTGAGTGGACGCAACTAAAGGAAAGGTTTCAATTGATTAAGCGTCATGCTCATGCTCGGTTTATGTTTGAAAATCCTAATCTGAAATTGGCGCGGGACTTGGCCGAAACAGATTACGGAAAAGAACTGATTGCCGATTTTGGGCAGAGACGAAATCAGAATGTGCGGCAACAGCAGGATTCAGCTTCTCAGCAAATACAACTCCAAACCGGAACAGGGGCGGATCTTCATGATGAATTTGAACGTGACGGGGTAGATTATAATCCAGACGATAGTATTCAAGTTATTCCTTTTGTCGTACCCGGAGCAAAAGCTCCTTATGCTGTATTGGTAACCGCTCGTGATGATGACGGTAGAATTATTGAGAAGCAGCTTAATCTAGGGGATAGTTACCATAATGTTCAATATGAATATGACGCTGGTGGTAGGTTGAGTCGCGTTATTAGCGAAGGCAAGGTTCTCGAGCATTATCAATATGGTAAAAATGGTGAACGGGTTACATCCGAAACTGTTAATACAGGGTTTCGTCAATATAAGTACGATAAAGATTTAAGACTCATTCAAGCTTGTAATGTCACGTATGTATATAATCGTTATGGTAGTTTGTCTGAAAAGAAGGACAGAGGGCTGGTTACGAAGTATGAATATTTTCCAAAAGGCCAGATTTCTAAAGTTTTTTTGCCAGATGGACGCAAAATTGAGTATCACTGCGATTTACGTGGTGTTCGTGTCGCTAAGTCTATTAATGGTAAGATCGTAGAGAAATATTTTTGGAAGGATTTTACTACATTGGATTCTGTTATAGATGGTAGTGGAAAGAACCGACTCTTTTTTAGTCGTGATAAAAAAAATGGTCAGTTTGTTGTGACCATCAATAGCGTCGTCTACTACCTTGCCTCGGATCAGGTCGGCTCTGTTTATATGTTTGCAGACAAAGACGGAAATGAGCTAAAGAAGATCATATTTGATTCATTTGGTAATAAGTTTGTCGATACCCGTGAGTGTGTTGAGATTCCGCTAGGCTTCGCTGGTGGATTATTTGATAAAGATACAGGCCTTATTCATTTCGGATTTCGTGAGTATGATCCAGAGATTGGACGTTTCACAGCACAAGACCCTTTGGGGTTTGGTGGCGGGGATGTAGATGTTTATGGGTATTGTTTGGATGATCCGATTAATGCCGTGGACTCATCTGGGTTAATGGGATCATTTGGTGGTTTTTTTAGAGAAAGGCATGATCTCAAAACATATTATGTTTGGAAGGCTAATGAAGTTGCTTGTGATGCTTGCACAAAGAAAAACGGTGAAATTTCAGAAACTCCAACAATGGTACGTCCACATCCTAATTGTAAGTGTCGTCAAGTTAAATGCGAAGAATGGACTGAGTATTCTGATTGGGAATTTATAAAAGAAATAAAAACAATCAGTTATAAAGTTTATTCACAATTTAATTCTTTTACTGGAATTTATGGGACTGCAAATTGGCAGAAATATTATATTGCAGAAGAAAAAAGAGTCAAGATTAAGGTTCGACAACTTGATGGTAAAAAAGAGTTCATATCGGAAACAGCAGAATATGGAAAAAATCGTAAAAGCGAAGTTAAATCTACGTGGGCAAAAAGAGTCTTTACTGGGCGTGATATTGAGAACGGTGATATGGGGTATTCTACTAATCCGTGGACTGGCGAGACCTTATGGTTTCCTCTTAATTAG